The genomic region AGGAACAACCCTCCGAAGAACCCGAGGAATCCGAGACCGGCCCCTGCATCCGATCCCGTGAGCAGGGCCAGAACCGATCCACCAACGAACACGCCGAACACAACTAGGGGGATGAGCTGATAAATGAATCCGATGATACCCGCTACAACTCCCTCTTTCAGTAAGTCACCCCACTCATCGAACACGGGCGGGTGCTCGGCATGCTCCATTCCTGACCGGATCGCGCGGACTAAGTACCCCGACACAACGAACCACGGGACGATGAGAAACGAAAACAACAACGCGAACCCTCCAATCAGCACCGTGACTATCCAGTCGTCCGATTCCATTGGATACCGCGCCAGTGTCTCGATGTCTACGTCCATGTGAACCGATTGAAGTTATGCGTCAGCGGTAATAAACCTTGGTACAAGGTGACATAGAACTCGTCATACACCTCACCAGCAGCGCGAAAAACAGTGTCTGATAAGCAGCCAGTAGTGTCGGTATTCAAAGCTAGCGATAGCGGGCCCCTCGGCCGATACGCGAAACCTATGCCAACTGTTCTATGACGGCCCATTGGTAGCGATTCGATTGATCCCTGCACTCAGCGTTCTGACGTCGTCGGCGAACAGCAGAAAATGGACGCAATTGGGGACAAGACAACCCAATCTTCCAACAACAATACCTCTCCCAACCGTTTATCACGCCACACTCTGAGAACAACATACCCGCGATGAGTCCAGATACCCGTGTGAATCGACCATGAATCGCCGCACACTTGTCGTACTCCTCCTCGGCGTCCTCGTCGTACTCGCTGGTTGCGCTGGGACTCCCGGCGGGAATCAAACCACGGCGACCACTGGCACTGATCTGACTGCTGTCTCTACACAGACGGAACGCACAGCCGGCACAGCAGCCACACAGAGCGGGACGCAAACACCGACTGCCACGGCCGCATCCTCGAACGAAGACATCACTACGACTGCTACTGCTGCTGCCACGCAATCGAACACCCCTCTCGAAGGGACGCTCGATATCCATTATATCAACGTCGGACAGGGTGACGCCACCCTCATCATCGGGCCGACCAACGAAACCATGCTCATCGACACTGGCGATTATCGAGACGACGGCGAGATCGTCCTCGACTATCTCCGTCAGCACGACATCAACCGCATCG from Halococcus salifodinae DSM 8989 harbors:
- a CDS encoding DUF4013 domain-containing protein, translated to MDVDIETLARYPMESDDWIVTVLIGGFALLFSFLIVPWFVVSGYLVRAIRSGMEHAEHPPVFDEWGDLLKEGVVAGIIGFIYQLIPLVVFGVFVGGSVLALLTGSDAGAGLGFLGFFGGLFLWWILALAFGYVGFAGVANYARKGTFGAGFDFGIITDVVTSREYLIAWAYVIGLNIVVGLIVTVLNIVPILGGIVGVFVGFYALIIAAWLWGDGFAAATDGRQVPESSPPEDPSASFGQFES